One Heptranchias perlo isolate sHepPer1 chromosome 5, sHepPer1.hap1, whole genome shotgun sequence DNA window includes the following coding sequences:
- the LOC137321925 gene encoding zinc finger protein 184-like: MPRRKQSNPQPVKIESEDGCEHNGPEELVLESDLMLGQELEFEDSDEKILGFEKDSEDSDSSEFIHADDNGEFSPSCKRLKTGKEPQEDVEMVGDQEESTARPLNVLSDCYDGSPQQTNGFVNQNSMEASVEVILEEDRGSEEASMYCDNLNKNKMLDDEKLYKCSSCNYTTNQLGKFKRHCLIHEDQKPLRYVSASGQLGNRMQTHTPKKPFKCTYCHFACDRMITLTRHKRKHMKRTPPLQLKEDAFSRKLLTSQADCDASTMGNEEKKFFNCSYCSYTSSLMGNLQRHIRIHLGEKPFKCDQCNYATGQSGNLKRHKLTHTQKKSFTCNQCDYASGQMGNLKRHMLIHTRKKCFKCSQCDYTGDSMADLMRHKQNHKEDKDLLQNNEPDANGEEKPYKCLYCSYASPLLGNLQRHTRIHLGEKPFKCDKCDYSSCQMGNLKRHMLTHTREKMFKCRHCGYVCSNLLDLKQHKETHVKEKLLQDKQSVTNEASTHTPEQVATGNGDEKPYKCLYCDYTSLLLGNLQRHTRIHLGEKPFKCDQCDYATYQSGHLKRHRLTHTNTKSLKCRLCDYVCDNMADLKQHQQEHTEKTGSGEKKPYKCTYCNYVSSLSGNLQRHIRIHLGEKPFKCDQCEYASHQSGNLKRHILTHTRPKSFKCGICYYTCSSAVELKEHKETHVKKELLMQDDENGNEKAQELYSCKLCSFISEYPGHLMRHMKTHNAEKPYKCHYCEYATVQQGNLKRHILIHTGEKPFRCDECNYTCSRMENLKRHKQIHAEKTFLEEGEGSSSAKSEKPFCCVLCSFKAQYPSILARHMKTHPDVTRKLQGAQLARTGRKPFQCDQCTYSSRNKTSWKTHMQSHVDNEVTPQCKEESESENVQKHFSCNLCDFITQHPNDLMRHMKTHSTGSVSTDPQSPSTETTLHQSSENIFSCKLCSFVTQYPNHFIMHMKTHMKTHNNSKSEYQCSHCNYTTKQSGNFKRHIQVHLGVRPFKCNKCNYASINFANLKRHLQTHMKQASRQLDSSSSDIADLVQQDSISIKTETEDGLYSQEDSLENNEDRPNCESSGPFLNCVSRNLKRKRQYKCSHCYYETVELGNLNRHIRSHKGEKPFKCNQCNYASTQLVNVKRHLRTHAGKKSYQCNQCEFVCDSKTAFKLHKRNHVASLEVKQEGKNENNLSKEQKVFSCKLCNFFSQYQSNLIRHMNIHNYRRPYKCSQCNYVSAQLGNLKRHMRNHIKKETFQCDQCNYSCASMTNLKRHARVHTSQSLIVQ; encoded by the coding sequence ATTCTGATAGCTCGGAGTTTATTCATGCAGATGACAATGGTGAATTTTCTCCAAGCTGCAAACGACTCAAGACTGGAAAGGAACCGCAGGAGGATGTTGAGATGGTGGGTGACCAAGAGGAATCTACTGCAAGGCCACTTAATGTGCTCTCAGACTGCTATGATGGTTCCCCTCAGCAGACAAATGGCTTTGTCAATCAGAACAGTATGGAAGCCAGTGTGGAAGTTATATTGGAAGAAGACCGTGGTTCCGAGGAAGCGTCCATGTATTGCGACAATCTcaacaaaaacaaaatgctggatgaCGAGAAACTGTATAAATGTTCTTCCTGCAACTATACGACTAACCAGTTGGGCAAGTTTAAGCGTCATTGCTTGATTCATGAAGACCAGAAGCCTTTAAGATATGTCAGTGCATCTGGCCAATTAGGAAACCGTATGCAAACCCACACTCCGAAAAAGCCCTTCAAATGCACCTACTGTCATTTTGCCTGTGATCGTATGATAACCCTAACGCGACACAAGAGGAAGCACATGAAGAGAACGCCTCCATTGCAACTAAAAGAGGACGCTTTTTCAAGGAAACTCCTCACCTCACAGGCCGACTGTGATGCATCCACCATGGGAAATGAAGAGAAGAAGTTTTTCAACTGCTCGTATTGCAGCTATACATCGTCGTTGATGGGGAACCTACAGCGCCACATCCGGATCCACCTTGGAGAAAAACCCTTTAAGTGTGACCAATGCAACTATGCAACTGGCCAGTCAGGGAACTTGAAGCGCCATAAACTAACTCATACCCAGAAAAAGTCATTCACATGCAACCAATGTGATTATGCATCTGGTCAGATGGGGAATCTCAAACGTCATATGCTGATACACACAAGGAAAAAATGCTTCAAATGCAGCCAGTGTGACTACACAGGGGACAGTATGGCAGATTTAATGCGGCACAAACAAAACCACAAAGAAGACAAAGATTTACTACAAAATAATGAACCAGACGCAAATGGTGAGGAGAAGCCTTATAAATGTTTGTATTGTAGCTATGCGTCACCACTGTTAGGAAATCTCCAACGACACACCCGCATTCATCTGGGAGAAAAACCCTTCAAGTGTGACAAATGTGATTATTCATCCTGTCAAATGGGGAATCTTAAACGTCATATGCTCACACATACACGTGAAAAAATGTTCAAATGTCGCCACTGTGGCTACGTCTGTAGTAACTTATTAGACTTAAAGCAGCATAAAGAGACTCACGTAAAGGAAAAGCTTCTACAGGATAAGCAAAGTGTCACCAATGAAGCCTCAACCCATACTCCTGAGCAAGTTGCAACAGGCAATGGGGATGAAAAGCCTTACAAATGTTTATATTGTGATTATACGTCATTATTGTTGGGGAACCTCCAAAGGCACACTCGAATTCATCTTGGAGAGAAGCCCTTCAAATGTGACCAATGCGACTATGCAACTTATCAGTCAGGACACCTTAAGAGGCACAGACTgacccacacaaacacaaaatCACTCAAGTGTCGCTTGTGTGATTATGTCTGTGATAACATGGCAGACCTAAAGCAGCACCAGCAAGAACACACTGAGAAAACTggaagtggagaaaagaagccttaCAAATGTACGTACTGTAATTATGTATCTTCGTTATCAGGGAACCTGCAACGGCACATCCGGATCCATCTGGGAGAAAAGCCCTTCAAATGTGACCAGTGCGAATATGCATCTCACCAGTCAGGAAATCTCAAGCGTCACATATTAACTCATACTCGGCCCAAGTCGTTCAAATGTGGCATCTGCTACTATACATGCAGCAGTGCAGTGGAATTAAAAGAACATAAGGAGACTCATGTCAAGAAAGAATTACTAATGCAAGATGATGAAAATGGGAATGAAAAAGCCCAAGAGCTTTACTCCTGCAAGCTATGTAGCTTCATCTCGGAGTACCCAGGCCACCTCATGCGGCACATGAAAACGCACAATGCAGAGAAGCCCTATAAGTGTCACTACTGTGAATATGCAACAGTGCAACAGGGTAACCTTAAACGACATATATTGATCCACACAGGGGAAAAACCCTTTAGATGTGACGAGTGTAATTACACCTGCAGTCGCATGGAGAATTTGAAGCGACACAAGCAAATTCATGCAGAAAAGACGTTCTTGGAggaaggggaaggcagcagctcaGCGAAATCCGAAAAACCCTTTTGTTGCGTCTTGTGCAGTTTTAAAGCCCAGTACCCAAGTATCCTTGCAAGGCACATGAAGACACACCCGGATGTGACCAGGAAACTCCAGGGAGCCCAACTGGCCCGCACAGGTAGAAAACCTTTCCAGTGTGATCAATGCACCTACTCCAGTCGCAATAAGACCAGCTGGAAGACGCACATGCAGAGTCACGTGGACAATGAGGTGACGCCACAGTGCAAGGAAGAAAGTGAGAGTGAAAATGTCCAGAAACATTTTTCTTGCAATCTGTGTGACTTCATCACTCAACACCCAAACGATTTAATGAGGCACATGAAAACACACAGCACAGGTTCTGTGTCCACTGATCCCCAGTCCCCTTCCACAGAGACAACTCTGCATCAAAGTAGTGAAAATATCTTTTCTTGTAAGTTGTGCAGTTTTGTTACCCAGTATCCCAACCACTTCATAATGCACATGAAAACGCACATGAAAACGCACAACAACAGCAAAAGTGAATACCAGTGTTCCCACTGCAACTATACCACCAAGCAGTCTGGGAACTTCAAGCGCCATATCCAGGTTCACTTGGGTGTACGGCCTTTTAAATGCAACAAGTGCAACTACGCATCCATTAATTTTGCAAACTTGAAGAGGCACTTGCAGACCCACATGAAACAAGCATCTCGCCAATTGGATTCCTCGTCTTCTGACATTGCTGACCTGGTACAACAGGACAGCATTAGCATAAAAACAGAGACAGAGGATGGTCTATATTCACAGGAAGATAGTCTTGAAAATAATGAGGACCGTCCGAACTGTGAGTCAAGTGGTCCTTTCCTGAACTGTGTTTCAAGGAATTTGAAACGGAAGAGACAGTATAAATGTTCACATTGCTATTACGAGACTGTCGAGTTGGGGAACCTGAACCGACACATCAGGAGCCACAAAGGAGAAAAACCCTTTAAATGTAACCAGTGCAATTATGCTTCCACCCAATTGGTCAATGTCAAACGACACCTTCGAACGCATGCAGGAAAGAAATCCTACCAGTGTAACCAGTGCGAGTTTGTATGTGATAGCAAGACGGCCTTTAAATTACACAAACGGAATCACGTGGCAAGTTTGGAGGTAAAGCAAGAAGGGAAGAATGAGAATAACCTTAGCAAAGAACAGAAAGTCTTCTCTTGCAAGTTGTGCAATTTTTTCTCACAGTACCAGAGCAACCTCATAAGACACATGAACATACACAACTACAGAAGGCCATATAAATGTTCACAGTGTAACTATGTCTCTGCCCAACTGGGTAACCTCAAACGGCATATGAGGAACCATATAAAGAAAGAAACCTTCCAGTGCGACCAGTGCAACTACTCGTGTGCTTCTATGACCAACCTTAAGCGACATGCCAGGGTTCACACAAGTCAAAGCCTAATTGTGCAATAA